One genomic region from Chthonomonas calidirosea T49 encodes:
- a CDS encoding neutral/alkaline non-lysosomal ceramidase N-terminal domain-containing protein, with translation MRRRGVADLKAGVAERDITPPIGLPMWGYAARKEPAQGVLDPLYARVLVLESGLRRLALISLDLGRTFGATSLAQLRGALRTRCGINYLIVAATHTHSGPVIQEEYTGGTPPWEQTALEQIVQATDTAVKGLQPVRLGIGYGRAFIGHNRLRIEPDGTVIWFSSNPQRIPTAPVDPTVTVLRLDTYDGEPLAILAHHACHPVVLDAVNLNYSADFPGVTVRMVREAFDNKPICFFLQGATGDINPYYAHLPPLENEIKLRDWTGLRLGEEVIRVASGVRTEIWEDTTIGCTEEVLRFRPRYRPSAWRAAIKSFGEEFARWFNPRMEQESRVPLTTVLIGKRLALMTIPGEPFVAFQQSWRECCPVRDSLLLGYANGYFGYFPTIRAAAYGGYGASGPTAWIEVGAGERLVNQATVRVYEMLGQLQRRP, from the coding sequence ATGAGAAGGAGGGGCGTTGCTGATCTGAAGGCAGGTGTGGCCGAGAGAGATATTACGCCGCCAATAGGGTTGCCGATGTGGGGCTACGCAGCGAGAAAAGAACCTGCACAGGGGGTGCTCGATCCGCTCTATGCGCGCGTGCTGGTGCTGGAGTCTGGCTTAAGGCGGCTCGCTTTGATATCGCTTGACCTAGGAAGAACGTTTGGAGCGACCTCCCTGGCGCAATTAAGAGGAGCGTTGAGGACGCGTTGCGGAATTAACTATCTTATTGTCGCGGCGACCCATACTCATTCCGGACCGGTGATTCAGGAAGAGTACACAGGCGGCACGCCTCCATGGGAACAGACAGCTTTAGAGCAGATAGTGCAGGCGACAGACACGGCAGTCAAAGGGCTGCAACCGGTGCGACTTGGAATAGGCTATGGGCGCGCCTTTATCGGTCATAACCGACTTAGGATAGAGCCAGATGGTACGGTTATTTGGTTCTCTAGCAACCCACAACGGATTCCGACCGCTCCTGTAGATCCCACCGTTACGGTTCTTCGGTTGGATACCTATGATGGTGAACCACTGGCAATTCTGGCACACCATGCCTGTCATCCCGTCGTTTTGGATGCGGTGAACCTCAACTATTCCGCCGATTTTCCTGGGGTCACCGTGCGGATGGTTCGCGAAGCGTTTGACAACAAGCCGATCTGCTTCTTCCTTCAGGGAGCCACGGGGGACATCAACCCCTACTATGCGCACCTTCCACCGTTGGAGAACGAGATAAAGCTACGGGACTGGACAGGTTTACGGTTGGGAGAAGAGGTGATACGGGTGGCAAGCGGCGTTCGAACCGAGATTTGGGAGGATACCACTATCGGCTGCACAGAGGAGGTCCTGCGCTTTCGACCTCGATATCGGCCTTCAGCGTGGCGAGCGGCTATTAAGAGCTTTGGTGAGGAGTTCGCTCGCTGGTTTAATCCTCGCATGGAGCAGGAGAGCCGAGTACCTCTTACCACCGTGCTCATTGGAAAGCGATTAGCGCTGATGACCATCCCCGGCGAGCCCTTTGTCGCTTTCCAACAAAGTTGGCGGGAGTGCTGCCCCGTCCGGGATAGCCTGTTGTTAGGTTATGCCAACGGCTATTTCGGCTATTTCCCAACGATTCGTGCGGCGGCGTACGGAGGGTACGGGGCCAGCGGCCCTACAGCGTGGATAGAGGTGGGCGCTGGTGAGAGGCTGGTAAATCAGGCGACGGTAAGGGTCTACGAGATGTTGGGACAGCTGCAGCGAAGGCCTTGA
- a CDS encoding alpha/beta hydrolase family protein, producing the protein MRATFLASLTLLLTTNFMLLNSMAARAQTLVHVKRSDGRILALMVYEPSDTKDPAVAIISPGAGGTERGYSYLGEALSKDGWLAVVVEHPESGPQALAKAVRAKGLRDGLAEIVNNPQNYTARFEDIAAALQWVQKKVHPSFKALIGHSMGAITVQLEAGAQNKFHLHPQGGFDAYVALSPHGPGVIFPARSSETIRSPILMITGTQDEGLEGDYHWRMKAFEGLPSAGNWLAVIKGSNHMNFAGYGLGAVKTESVVVTLVTAFLDALKAHHQPLPPRLTGVQLITN; encoded by the coding sequence ATGCGTGCAACTTTTCTAGCAAGCCTTACACTCCTACTAACCACGAACTTTATGCTGCTAAACTCCATGGCGGCTAGAGCGCAGACATTGGTTCATGTAAAGCGCTCCGATGGCCGTATCCTTGCGCTTATGGTTTATGAGCCGAGCGATACAAAGGATCCAGCCGTGGCCATTATCTCGCCTGGCGCCGGGGGCACAGAGCGCGGGTATAGCTACCTAGGAGAGGCTCTTAGTAAAGATGGGTGGTTGGCTGTTGTTGTGGAGCATCCGGAAAGTGGCCCTCAAGCCTTAGCGAAAGCGGTTCGTGCGAAGGGCTTGCGCGATGGACTAGCTGAGATAGTGAACAATCCTCAAAACTACACAGCTCGGTTTGAGGATATCGCGGCAGCTCTTCAGTGGGTACAGAAGAAGGTCCACCCTTCCTTCAAGGCCCTCATCGGCCACTCTATGGGAGCCATTACGGTTCAGTTGGAGGCAGGAGCCCAAAATAAGTTTCATTTACATCCTCAGGGAGGGTTCGATGCCTATGTCGCGCTCTCTCCCCATGGACCGGGGGTGATCTTTCCTGCGAGATCGTCTGAAACCATTAGGTCACCGATTTTGATGATCACGGGAACCCAAGATGAAGGGTTAGAAGGAGACTATCACTGGCGCATGAAGGCTTTTGAGGGTCTCCCAAGCGCGGGGAACTGGCTGGCTGTTATCAAAGGAAGTAATCACATGAACTTTGCTGGCTATGGTTTAGGGGCGGTCAAAACCGAATCGGTCGTAGTTACCCTGGTAACTGCGTTCTTAGACGCATTGAAAGCGCACCACCAACCTCTTCCGCCAAGGCTTACCGGAGTTCAGCTGATAACCAACTAG
- a CDS encoding glycine--tRNA ligase encodes MAAQTLDQIVSLCKRRGFIFPGSEIYGGLQGTFDYGPLGVELKNNLKRLWWQHNVYDRDDMEGLDSAILMNRWVWYYSGHEDTFVDPLVDCKLCKGRFRADKLQEASCLKHPKLHPGECEGELTEPRPFNMMFKTQVGPVPDPESFAYLRPETAQGIFINFKNVLDSTGRKLPFGVAQIGKAFRNEVTPRNFVFRTREFEQMEIEYFCRPGEDEAIHEAFIKDHLEWWIKVCGLSPDRLSLYEVPPHELAHYSKRTVDIMYRYPIGTEELEGIANRTDFDLGSHTRDQDKLQITAKVKKNEHSTERLTYFDQASNRHIVPYVIEPSAGVDRGVLAILCEAYDEERLDNGETRVVLRLKPALAPIKVAVLPLKKNEPQIVETAKRIKRMLQEAGEFRTVYDDTAGIGKLYRRQDEIGTPFCVTVDFDTIGRAEDNGLKDTVTVRDRDTMKQERVPIKELYNYIRERIMPKKG; translated from the coding sequence ATGGCTGCGCAGACCTTAGACCAGATCGTATCGTTGTGTAAACGACGAGGTTTCATTTTCCCCGGAAGCGAGATATATGGAGGACTACAAGGAACTTTCGACTACGGTCCCTTAGGGGTAGAGTTAAAAAATAATCTTAAGCGTCTCTGGTGGCAGCACAATGTGTACGACCGAGACGATATGGAGGGCCTAGATTCGGCTATTCTTATGAATAGGTGGGTCTGGTACTACTCCGGTCATGAAGATACCTTTGTAGACCCTCTTGTGGACTGCAAGCTCTGTAAAGGCCGCTTTCGCGCCGACAAGTTGCAGGAGGCTAGCTGTTTAAAGCACCCGAAACTTCATCCCGGTGAATGCGAGGGCGAGCTTACCGAGCCACGGCCGTTTAATATGATGTTTAAAACGCAGGTAGGGCCGGTGCCGGACCCAGAGTCTTTCGCCTATTTGCGCCCTGAAACCGCACAAGGTATTTTCATTAACTTCAAAAATGTACTTGACTCCACCGGCCGCAAACTGCCTTTTGGTGTTGCACAGATCGGCAAAGCATTCCGCAATGAGGTAACCCCGCGTAACTTCGTGTTCCGCACCCGTGAATTCGAGCAGATGGAGATAGAGTACTTCTGCCGTCCTGGGGAAGATGAGGCTATTCATGAGGCCTTCATTAAAGACCATTTGGAGTGGTGGATTAAGGTGTGCGGCCTTAGCCCAGATCGCCTCTCACTCTATGAGGTGCCTCCTCATGAGCTTGCCCACTACTCAAAGCGGACGGTGGATATTATGTATCGCTATCCCATCGGAACCGAAGAGCTTGAGGGAATCGCCAATCGCACCGATTTCGATCTCGGCTCGCACACCCGCGACCAAGATAAGCTTCAGATCACCGCAAAGGTTAAGAAAAACGAGCACTCCACGGAGCGTCTCACCTACTTTGACCAGGCAAGCAATCGGCATATCGTGCCCTATGTTATCGAACCTTCAGCGGGAGTAGATCGTGGGGTTTTGGCCATTTTATGTGAGGCCTACGACGAGGAGCGCCTGGATAACGGAGAAACGCGTGTGGTGCTGCGACTTAAACCGGCCTTAGCCCCAATAAAGGTGGCCGTGCTTCCTTTAAAGAAGAACGAACCGCAGATCGTAGAGACTGCCAAGCGTATTAAGCGAATGTTGCAAGAGGCGGGCGAGTTTCGTACGGTCTACGACGATACAGCAGGCATTGGGAAGCTCTATCGCCGACAGGATGAGATCGGCACACCGTTTTGCGTGACGGTGGATTTCGACACAATAGGACGGGCGGAGGATAATGGCCTAAAAGATACGGTGACGGTGCGCGATCGAGATACTATGAAGCAAGAGCGCGTTCCAATTAAAGAGTTGTACAACTATATTCGAGAGCGCATTATGCCGAAGAAAGGTTAA
- a CDS encoding DUF1361 domain-containing protein, translating into MHSLQSPPYVLYNLTLATIPVVLGFLLAGWFKQRRVMRRGLAAFFWVLIFVPLCLLWLVFLPNTCYLLTEWRHFFTDSPLVQLRDTAITPRQQLQVAKLGFFFLLYSGYGILCYALAIRPVACVLRQARLQPGFFAVPFFLLISLGVYLGLVVRLNSWEVALHPKAVWFSIVHVFQTPALLKVILVFAILLWILYEIVDAWFDGVLMRFRRRSSGSDSYKLGKG; encoded by the coding sequence ATGCATTCCCTGCAATCACCGCCTTATGTTCTTTATAACCTCACGCTAGCGACTATACCCGTTGTTTTAGGCTTTCTATTAGCCGGTTGGTTTAAACAGCGGCGTGTGATGCGGCGTGGCCTGGCGGCTTTTTTTTGGGTTCTTATTTTTGTTCCTCTGTGCCTCTTATGGCTAGTGTTTCTGCCCAATACCTGTTATTTGCTTACCGAATGGAGGCACTTCTTCACAGATAGCCCTCTGGTGCAATTGCGAGATACCGCGATAACGCCGCGGCAGCAGTTGCAGGTAGCAAAGCTCGGGTTCTTCTTCCTTCTCTACAGCGGCTATGGTATCCTCTGTTATGCTTTGGCGATTCGGCCGGTTGCGTGCGTTCTGCGTCAGGCACGCCTGCAGCCCGGCTTCTTTGCTGTGCCCTTTTTTCTTCTGATCTCCTTGGGCGTCTATTTGGGGCTCGTCGTGCGACTTAACTCTTGGGAGGTGGCGTTGCATCCAAAGGCGGTTTGGTTCAGCATCGTTCACGTGTTTCAGACCCCTGCGCTTCTCAAGGTGATACTCGTTTTTGCGATTCTGCTTTGGATACTTTATGAGATTGTGGATGCCTGGTTCGATGGGGTGCTCATGCGGTTTCGGCGGCGTTCCTCTGGCAGCGATTCCTACAAGCTTGGCAAGGGATGA
- a CDS encoding ChaN family lipoprotein gives MRIFLCFMLIALLSIGYEGRALSQTTNDIVYASGKPCTLSQMLQQLVTADIVFVGEEHDDPQAHLLELQILEDLYKAHPQLALSLEMFERDVQLPLDEYLQGFITEPQFLACSRPWPNYKTDYRPLVEFCKTHGLPVLAANAPRRYVNLVSREGMQALERLPKASKVFLPPLPYSMQLPEGYSKALDTVLGPAHEGQNMADPAMPTLQHMKEAQALWDATMADSLVRFHDRHPRIHLLQINGRMHSDYGWGIVDRVKQLRPRLKIVVISIQKMRTHDVPEASALQAGDFVILTYPKEGTANTDAAP, from the coding sequence ATGCGCATTTTCTTGTGTTTCATGCTTATTGCCTTGCTTAGCATAGGTTATGAGGGAAGGGCTTTGTCGCAGACCACGAACGATATCGTCTACGCTAGCGGGAAGCCTTGTACTTTGTCTCAGATGTTACAGCAGTTGGTTACAGCAGATATTGTGTTCGTCGGTGAAGAGCACGATGACCCTCAAGCCCATCTATTAGAGTTACAAATACTCGAGGATCTCTATAAAGCGCATCCACAGCTTGCCCTCTCTTTAGAGATGTTCGAGCGCGACGTGCAGTTACCGCTCGATGAGTATCTGCAGGGGTTTATCACGGAGCCGCAGTTTCTGGCGTGCAGTCGCCCCTGGCCAAACTATAAAACGGACTATCGGCCATTGGTAGAGTTTTGTAAGACACATGGTCTACCGGTGCTTGCCGCCAATGCGCCCCGTAGGTACGTGAATTTAGTGAGTCGAGAGGGTATGCAGGCACTGGAAAGGCTTCCAAAAGCCTCGAAGGTCTTCTTACCTCCCTTACCCTACTCCATGCAGCTACCGGAGGGCTACTCCAAGGCGCTGGATACTGTTTTAGGGCCGGCGCATGAAGGGCAGAATATGGCCGATCCCGCCATGCCTACCTTGCAGCATATGAAGGAGGCACAGGCGCTTTGGGACGCGACGATGGCGGACTCGTTGGTCCGCTTTCACGATCGGCATCCCAGGATCCATCTTCTGCAGATCAACGGACGAATGCATAGCGATTATGGGTGGGGCATTGTAGATCGTGTTAAACAGCTGCGTCCTCGGCTGAAGATCGTAGTGATCTCGATACAGAAAATGCGAACGCACGACGTCCCAGAGGCGTCTGCGCTACAGGCGGGCGATTTCGTAATTCTTACCTATCCGAAGGAGGGAACGGCGAACACCGATGCCGCACCCTAA
- a CDS encoding MGH1-like glycoside hydrolase domain-containing protein translates to MNDEEMRLHQTNLHTADWKRWGPYLAERAWGTVREDYSPDGSAWEYFPHDHARSKAYRWNEDGLLGICDRGQYLCFALALWNHKDPILKERLFGLTGNQGNHGEDVKEYYFFLDNTPTHSYMKALYKYPQAAYPYQQLIDENARKTKEDPEYELFDTGIFNENRYFDVFVEYAKEAPEDILIRITVVNRGPEAAPLTLLPTLWFRNTWIWGEHTPVPNLTAAQPENPAGKAEAIKAIRAEHPIIGEMWLLCQSISSGPELLFTNNETNYQRLYGPSVNNSSPYVKDGINDYIVQGRSEAVNPEKTGTKAAACYRLTIGAGETCEVRLRLTRWSTISEPLGVSFERIFRTRKQEADDFYAAYVPDGASEDLQNIQRQAFAGMLWSKQFYHYNVATWLDGDPGFPPPPPQRKSGRNHDWRHLDNFDVFSMPDTWEYPWYAAWDLAFHCIVFALIDPAFAKRQLILLCREWAMHPNGQLPAYEWNFNDVNPPVHAWAALRVYRIEHRLTGKADLHFLERIFHKLLLNFTWWVNRKDPEGRNVFQGGFLGMDNIGVFDRNAPLPSGETLEQSDGTAWMGFFCLSMFAIAVELARDDPAYEDMAIKFFEHFLFIAGAINNIGDSGISLWDEQDHFFYDVLRMPDGTAIPLRARSLVGLIPILAVETIEDEDLKRMSEFRERAEWFLEKHPELASLVCHLHVKGDQDRRLLALVRPERLVEVLRRMLDPNEFLSDYGIRSVSKYHEQHPYVLNLNQEIRSVDYEPAESRTTLFGGNSNWRGPIWFPINYLIIEALQRFDYYFRDSFKVECPTGSGNQMTLWEVATELSHRLVHIFLRDGNGRRAVFGDNETFQTDPNWKDYIPFHEYFHGDTGKGLGASHQTGWTGLIAKLIEQSGA, encoded by the coding sequence ATGAACGACGAAGAGATGCGCCTGCACCAGACAAACTTGCACACGGCGGACTGGAAGCGCTGGGGGCCTTATCTTGCGGAAAGGGCATGGGGAACCGTGCGGGAGGATTATAGCCCCGATGGAAGCGCATGGGAGTACTTTCCACACGACCACGCCCGCTCAAAGGCCTACCGGTGGAACGAGGATGGGCTTTTGGGTATCTGCGATCGTGGTCAGTATCTTTGCTTCGCCCTAGCTCTTTGGAATCACAAGGACCCTATCCTCAAAGAGCGGCTTTTTGGCCTTACCGGCAATCAAGGCAACCATGGAGAGGATGTGAAGGAGTACTACTTTTTTCTAGATAACACACCCACCCACTCCTACATGAAAGCTCTATATAAATATCCGCAAGCCGCTTATCCTTATCAACAGCTTATTGATGAAAACGCACGCAAAACAAAAGAAGACCCTGAATACGAGCTTTTTGACACAGGCATCTTCAATGAGAACCGCTATTTCGATGTATTCGTTGAGTACGCTAAAGAAGCTCCTGAGGACATCTTGATTCGAATAACCGTGGTGAATCGAGGGCCGGAAGCGGCTCCTCTCACCTTATTACCCACTCTCTGGTTTCGCAATACATGGATTTGGGGTGAACACACACCTGTGCCCAATTTAACCGCTGCACAGCCGGAAAACCCTGCTGGAAAAGCTGAGGCGATCAAAGCGATTAGGGCGGAGCACCCCATTATTGGAGAGATGTGGCTTTTATGCCAGAGCATTTCGAGCGGACCTGAGCTACTTTTTACCAATAATGAAACCAACTATCAGCGCCTCTATGGGCCTAGCGTCAACAATTCGTCCCCCTACGTGAAGGATGGTATCAACGATTATATTGTGCAGGGCCGGTCTGAGGCTGTCAATCCGGAAAAGACGGGCACAAAAGCGGCTGCCTGTTACCGCCTCACGATAGGAGCGGGTGAAACATGCGAGGTGCGTTTGAGGCTTACCCGTTGGTCCACGATATCTGAGCCACTTGGAGTCTCTTTCGAGCGGATTTTCAGAACACGTAAACAGGAGGCAGACGATTTCTATGCGGCCTACGTGCCCGACGGCGCTTCCGAAGATCTGCAAAACATCCAGCGCCAAGCTTTTGCCGGCATGTTGTGGAGCAAGCAGTTCTACCACTACAACGTGGCTACCTGGCTAGATGGGGACCCCGGCTTTCCGCCACCACCGCCGCAGCGCAAGAGCGGACGTAATCATGATTGGAGGCACCTCGATAATTTCGATGTGTTCTCTATGCCCGACACTTGGGAGTATCCCTGGTATGCTGCCTGGGACCTCGCCTTTCACTGTATCGTCTTTGCGCTGATTGACCCCGCTTTCGCCAAGCGACAGCTGATCCTTCTTTGTCGCGAATGGGCGATGCACCCCAACGGACAGTTACCTGCCTATGAGTGGAACTTTAACGACGTAAATCCCCCCGTGCACGCATGGGCTGCCCTGAGAGTCTATCGCATCGAACACCGGCTGACAGGAAAGGCCGATCTCCATTTCCTTGAGCGTATCTTTCACAAGCTTTTATTGAACTTTACCTGGTGGGTCAATCGCAAAGACCCTGAAGGCCGGAACGTCTTCCAGGGTGGTTTTTTAGGAATGGACAACATCGGGGTGTTTGACCGCAACGCTCCCTTGCCAAGCGGAGAGACACTCGAGCAGTCAGATGGAACGGCCTGGATGGGCTTCTTCTGCCTCTCTATGTTTGCCATTGCCGTGGAGCTGGCTCGGGACGACCCTGCCTATGAGGATATGGCCATCAAATTTTTCGAGCATTTCCTCTTTATCGCCGGCGCCATCAACAATATCGGCGATTCGGGAATATCGCTTTGGGATGAGCAAGACCACTTTTTCTATGACGTGCTCCGCATGCCCGACGGCACGGCCATTCCTTTGCGAGCTCGCTCTCTCGTGGGGCTCATTCCGATCCTCGCCGTGGAGACAATTGAGGATGAGGATCTGAAGCGAATGTCTGAGTTTCGTGAGAGGGCCGAATGGTTTTTGGAGAAGCACCCTGAGCTAGCTAGCCTTGTATGTCATCTCCATGTCAAGGGAGATCAAGATAGACGACTGCTAGCGCTTGTGCGCCCAGAGCGGTTGGTAGAGGTGCTGCGCCGAATGCTGGACCCCAACGAGTTCTTGAGCGATTATGGTATCCGGAGCGTGAGCAAGTATCATGAGCAGCACCCGTATGTGCTCAATCTCAATCAGGAGATACGGTCGGTAGACTATGAGCCGGCGGAATCACGAACAACCTTGTTTGGAGGCAACTCCAACTGGCGCGGGCCTATTTGGTTCCCCATCAACTACCTCATTATCGAAGCCTTGCAACGTTTTGACTACTATTTCCGCGACTCGTTCAAGGTCGAATGCCCCACAGGCAGTGGCAACCAGATGACTCTATGGGAGGTAGCTACGGAGCTTTCTCATCGCCTGGTGCACATCTTCCTAAGGGACGGGAACGGGCGACGCGCCGTGTTTGGCGACAACGAAACTTTTCAGACCGACCCGAATTGGAAAGACTACATTCCCTTCCATGAATATTTTCATGGGGATACAGGTAAAGGGCTTGGTGCCAGCCACCAGACAGGGTGGACAGGCCTTATTGCCAAGCTAATTGAGCAAAGTGGAGCCTAG
- a CDS encoding M24 family metallopeptidase — MNIYHERIQRLQALMQQEGYRLAILSFSDQMRYLTGYVENGHKRFLALFVPWVEEPVFVVPKMNVAQASQNLAQISLVYGWEDSSGWQDTVRTLFRGWDIRPGQAVLVDDELYAVHLLGLQSIAPNLTYLPADPVLSRLRRVKTPDELSAMQRAAEIIDTVMEATLASLKEGVTEIEVAALVEQQIQQHRSTPSFEPLICFGANAAMPHHTPDATPLKRGDMVIVDIGCTWEHYASDTTRTVAFGAPPDEEAERVYRTVAEAHVAAFAAVRPGILCEEIDRAARQVIQRAGYGENFIHRTGHGIGLSCHEPPYIQEGNTLPLEPGFCFSIEPGIYLSGRYGVRLENIVTVTETGALSLNRPIPKTLPIIA, encoded by the coding sequence ATGAACATCTATCATGAGCGAATACAGCGTCTGCAAGCCTTAATGCAACAGGAGGGTTATCGGCTTGCCATCCTCTCTTTTTCCGATCAGATGCGCTATCTGACTGGCTATGTAGAAAACGGTCACAAGCGGTTCTTAGCGCTTTTTGTGCCTTGGGTAGAAGAGCCGGTCTTTGTGGTACCAAAGATGAATGTGGCGCAAGCCAGTCAGAACCTTGCACAAATTTCCCTGGTCTACGGCTGGGAAGATTCAAGCGGTTGGCAGGACACGGTGCGCACGCTATTTCGGGGTTGGGATATTCGACCCGGACAGGCAGTTCTCGTGGATGATGAGCTGTATGCGGTGCATCTGCTAGGACTTCAAAGTATAGCGCCGAACCTAACTTATCTGCCAGCAGATCCGGTGCTTTCTAGGCTTCGGCGTGTGAAAACCCCTGATGAGCTATCTGCCATGCAGCGCGCGGCCGAGATCATTGATACGGTGATGGAGGCCACTTTGGCCTCTTTAAAGGAGGGTGTAACGGAGATAGAGGTCGCTGCGCTGGTAGAGCAGCAGATCCAACAGCATCGTTCGACGCCCTCTTTCGAGCCGCTCATCTGTTTTGGAGCGAATGCAGCTATGCCGCATCATACGCCTGACGCTACCCCGCTAAAGCGAGGCGACATGGTAATCGTAGATATCGGCTGTACATGGGAGCATTATGCATCGGATACCACCCGTACCGTCGCCTTTGGCGCACCGCCGGATGAGGAGGCAGAAAGAGTTTATCGGACAGTTGCTGAGGCACACGTTGCCGCCTTTGCGGCCGTGCGCCCTGGTATCTTGTGTGAAGAGATAGATAGGGCAGCTAGACAGGTTATTCAGAGGGCCGGCTATGGAGAGAATTTCATCCATAGAACCGGTCATGGCATTGGGCTTTCCTGTCACGAACCACCCTATATTCAAGAGGGGAACACGCTTCCCCTTGAGCCTGGTTTCTGTTTCTCCATCGAGCCTGGCATCTATCTATCGGGGCGCTACGGAGTTCGATTAGAAAATATTGTTACGGTAACTGAAACCGGCGCGTTATCGCTGAATCGTCCGATTCCGAAAACGCTACCGATTATTGCGTAG